A DNA window from Methylobacterium sp. NMS14P contains the following coding sequences:
- a CDS encoding MFS transporter — MAAGLRGGDAAPEIERRTIAKVSRRLLPLIVLIYFVAYMDRTNVGFASFGLSREFGFSATVYGWAAGIFFLGYVIFEVPSNVLLERAGARLWIARIMVTWGLVAGSMALITGPASFLALRFLLGVAEAGFFPGVILYFTYWFPKRYRARVVAALFLAVPGSNALTAVISGALLQLEGALGLHGWQWLFLLEAAPSILLAFAVLALMTDRPEQAAWLTPEERLWLGTAIAAERDGTVRAHGPFTLGQVLTDRRVLALGSIYFSIGTATYGITFFLPPILKSLHLTDWETGVATAVPYLVGTLGMIAWSWSSDRRDERRWHFAIAALVAALGLIASGPVLGSLWALAAMSVATVGLYGSKPAFWAMPGEFLAGPAAAGGIALINAIGNLGGFVGPYVLGWLKDYTGTYEAGLYFLAACALASAAITLVAGRPGRGGTDPRRGAVRPAGPDP; from the coding sequence ATGGCGGCGGGGTTGCGCGGGGGCGATGCGGCGCCGGAGATCGAGCGGCGGACGATCGCCAAGGTGTCGCGGCGTCTCCTGCCGCTGATCGTCCTGATCTACTTCGTCGCCTACATGGACCGGACGAATGTGGGCTTCGCCTCGTTCGGGCTGAGCCGGGAGTTCGGGTTCTCCGCCACGGTCTACGGATGGGCGGCCGGCATCTTCTTCCTCGGCTACGTCATCTTCGAAGTGCCGAGCAACGTCCTCCTGGAGCGCGCCGGGGCGCGGCTCTGGATCGCCCGGATCATGGTCACCTGGGGACTGGTGGCGGGCAGCATGGCCCTCATCACCGGCCCGGCGAGCTTCCTCGCCCTGCGCTTCCTGCTGGGCGTGGCCGAGGCCGGATTCTTCCCCGGCGTGATCCTCTACTTCACCTACTGGTTCCCGAAGCGGTACCGGGCGCGCGTGGTCGCCGCGCTGTTCCTGGCGGTCCCGGGCTCGAACGCCCTCACGGCAGTGATCTCGGGGGCGCTGCTCCAGCTCGAGGGGGCGCTGGGCCTGCACGGCTGGCAGTGGCTGTTCCTCCTCGAGGCGGCCCCCTCGATCCTGCTGGCCTTCGCGGTCCTGGCGCTGATGACCGACCGTCCCGAACAGGCGGCGTGGCTCACCCCCGAGGAGCGGCTGTGGCTCGGGACCGCGATCGCGGCGGAGCGGGACGGCACGGTCAGGGCCCACGGGCCCTTCACCCTGGGGCAGGTCCTCACCGACCGGCGCGTGCTCGCGCTGGGGTCGATCTACTTCAGCATCGGCACCGCCACCTACGGCATCACCTTCTTCCTGCCGCCGATCCTGAAGAGCCTGCACCTCACCGACTGGGAGACGGGCGTCGCCACGGCGGTGCCCTACCTCGTCGGGACCCTGGGCATGATCGCCTGGAGCTGGTCGTCGGACCGGCGCGACGAGCGCCGCTGGCACTTCGCGATCGCCGCGCTGGTCGCCGCCCTCGGCCTCATCGCCTCCGGACCCGTGCTCGGCAGCCTCTGGGCGCTCGCGGCGATGTCGGTGGCCACGGTCGGGCTCTACGGGAGCAAGCCGGCCTTCTGGGCGATGCCGGGGGAGTTCCTGGCCGGGCCCGCGGCCGCAGGGGGGATCGCCCTGATCAACGCGATCGGCAATCTCGGCGGCTTCGTCGGCCCCTACGTCCTGGGCTGGCTCAAGGATTACACCGGCACCTACGAGGCCGGCCTCTACTTCCTGGCGGCGTGCGCGCTCGCCTCCGCGGCGATCACGCTCGTCGCGGGCCGGCCCGGCCGCGGCGGGACGGATCCGCGGCGCGGCGCCGTCCGCCCGGCCGGGCCGGACCCGTGA
- the araD gene encoding L-arabinonate dehydratase: MTARKKTLDDLRSQRWFGATDLRSFGHRSRMLQMGYERADFTGKPIVGIVNTWSDINPCHQHFRERVEHVKRGVWQAGGFPIELPALSLSENFVKPTTMLYRNLLAMEVEELLRQHPVDGAVLMGGCDKTTPGTVMGGISMNLPMVFLPAGPMMRGHFGGTILGSGSDVWKYWAEKEAGNITTQEWNDMEAGIARSAGTCMTMGTASTMTAITEALGLSLPGSASIPAADADHPRMAGACGRRIVEMIWEDLKPSDILDRRSIDNALVVHNALAGSTNAMIHLVAMAGRAGIPVKLTEFDDFAQKVPVIANLRPSGQWLMEDFHIAGGIRALMARLSPLLHLDARSVTGGTVGDGLAGMKVFNDDVIRPLDRPIVSMGGTAILYGNLAPDGCVIKPPAADPRFLNHTGPALVFDSYDAMSAAVNDLDLDVTPDHVMILRNAGPIGGPGMPEWGMLPIPKVLLRQGVRDMVRISDARMSGTSYGACILHVAPESAARGPLAAVRDGDLITVDVPGRRIHLHLDDAEIAARVKAFVPPDRVYPRGYNRLFAQHVRQANEGCDFDFLEGAGGIPEPEIH, from the coding sequence ATGACCGCGCGCAAGAAGACCCTGGACGACCTGCGCAGCCAGCGCTGGTTCGGCGCCACCGACCTGCGCAGCTTCGGCCACCGCTCCCGCATGCTCCAGATGGGCTACGAGCGGGCGGACTTCACCGGCAAGCCGATCGTCGGCATCGTCAACACCTGGAGCGACATCAATCCCTGTCACCAGCATTTCCGCGAGCGCGTCGAGCACGTGAAGCGCGGCGTCTGGCAGGCGGGCGGCTTCCCGATCGAGTTGCCGGCGCTGTCGCTGTCGGAGAACTTCGTCAAGCCGACCACGATGCTCTACCGCAACCTCCTGGCCATGGAGGTGGAAGAGCTGCTGCGCCAGCATCCTGTCGACGGCGCGGTGCTGATGGGCGGCTGCGACAAGACCACGCCCGGCACCGTCATGGGCGGGATCTCCATGAACCTGCCGATGGTCTTCCTCCCGGCCGGACCCATGATGCGCGGGCATTTCGGCGGCACGATCCTGGGCTCCGGCTCGGATGTCTGGAAGTACTGGGCCGAGAAGGAGGCCGGGAACATCACCACGCAGGAATGGAACGACATGGAGGCGGGCATCGCCCGCTCCGCCGGGACCTGCATGACCATGGGCACGGCCTCGACCATGACGGCGATCACCGAGGCGCTGGGGCTGTCCCTGCCCGGCTCGGCCTCGATCCCGGCGGCCGACGCCGACCATCCGCGCATGGCCGGCGCCTGCGGCCGGCGGATTGTCGAGATGATCTGGGAGGACCTGAAGCCGTCCGACATCCTCGACCGCCGCTCGATCGACAACGCGCTGGTGGTTCACAACGCGCTGGCCGGCTCCACCAACGCGATGATCCACCTCGTGGCCATGGCGGGGCGGGCCGGTATCCCGGTCAAGCTCACCGAGTTCGACGACTTCGCCCAGAAGGTGCCGGTGATCGCCAACCTTCGGCCCTCGGGGCAGTGGCTGATGGAGGATTTCCACATCGCGGGCGGCATCCGCGCCCTGATGGCGCGCCTGTCCCCGCTCCTCCACCTCGACGCCCGCTCGGTCACCGGCGGCACGGTCGGCGACGGGCTCGCCGGCATGAAGGTGTTCAACGACGACGTGATCCGCCCGCTCGACCGGCCGATCGTCTCCATGGGCGGAACCGCGATCCTGTACGGCAACCTCGCGCCGGACGGGTGCGTGATCAAGCCGCCGGCCGCCGACCCGCGTTTCCTGAACCATACCGGCCCCGCGCTGGTCTTCGACAGCTACGACGCGATGAGCGCGGCGGTGAACGACCTCGACCTCGACGTCACGCCCGACCACGTGATGATCCTGCGCAATGCCGGCCCGATCGGCGGCCCCGGCATGCCCGAATGGGGCATGCTGCCGATCCCCAAGGTCCTCCTCCGGCAGGGCGTGCGCGACATGGTCCGCATCTCGGACGCCCGGATGAGCGGGACCAGCTACGGCGCGTGCATCCTGCACGTGGCGCCGGAATCGGCCGCGCGCGGGCCACTGGCCGCCGTGCGCGACGGCGACCTCATCACCGTGGACGTGCCCGGGCGGCGGATCCACCTGCACCTCGACGACGCCGAGATCGCGGCGCGGGTGAAGGCCTTCGTGCCGCCCGACCGGGTGTATCCGCGGGGCTACAACCGGCTGTTCGCCCAGCACGTGCGGCAGGCCAACGAGGGCTGCGATTTCGACTTTCTTGAGGGCGCCGGCGGGATCCCGGAACCCGAGATTCACTGA